A single Larimichthys crocea isolate SSNF chromosome VIII, L_crocea_2.0, whole genome shotgun sequence DNA region contains:
- the LOC104919947 gene encoding potassium-transporting ATPase subunit beta, with amino-acid sequence MAALKEKRSCGQRCEDFGRFVWNSDNGTLMGRTPEKWVYISLYYVAFYVVMTALFSLAIWTLMYTLDPYAPDYQDRLKSPGVMVWPDTYLEEKVQIAYNTSNKESWMKMAKILTKFLQPYNETNQLEYNNYTCTKGKYFFQNFTPTSHHIKRACPFTQSMLGHCSGLEDPTFGYNCSMPCVIIKMNRIIGFLPTNHTDSPPYVNCTVLDGHENVEKMEYFPNKGIMDLSYFPYYGKLAQPTYVNPLVAVRFSLVKEKSAKIQCRVVSDKISYENFYDPFEGKVIFELKALK; translated from the exons ATGGCCGCCTTGAAGGAGAAGAGGTCTTGCGGGCAGCGATGTGAAGACTTTGGCCGTTTTGTCTGGAACTCTGACAATGGGACGTTGATGGGAAGGACTCCAGAGAAATGGG TGTACATCAGTCTGTATTATGTGGCCTTCTACGTGGTGATGACGGCCCTCTTTTCTCTGGCCATCTGGACCCTCATGTACACCTTGGATCCGTACGCGCCTGACTATCAAGATCGATTAAAATCGCCGg GGGTAATGGTGTGGCCGGACACTTACTTAGAGGAAAAAGTTCAAATCGCCTACAACACATCAAACAAGGAAAGCTGGATGAAGATGGCCAAAATCCTTACAAAGTTCCTGCAGC CCTACAACGAAACAAACCAACTTGAATATAACAACTATACCTGCACGAAAGGAAAGTACTTCTTTCAAAACTTCACCCCCACTTCTCACCACATCAAGCGTGCATGTCCTTTCACACAAAGCATGCTGGGACATTGCTCAGGACTTGAGGACCCAACCTTTGGCTACAACTGCTCCATGCCTTGTGTCATCATTAAGATGAACAgg ATTATTGGCTTTCTGCCTACCAATCACACTGACTCTCCGCCATACGTCAACTGCACTGTTCTG GACGGAcatgaaaatgtggaaaaaatggAGTATTTCCCAAACAAGGGAATTATGGATCTCTCTTACTTCCCTTACTATGGCAAACTGGCACAG CCTACTTACGTGAACCCGTTGGTGGCTGTTCGGTTCAGCCTGGTCAAAGAGAAGTCAGCTAAGATCCAGTGCAGAGTGGTCTCCGATAAGATCAGCTATGAGAACTTCTACGATCCGTTCGAGGGAAAAGTCATCTTCGAGCTCAAAGCACTGAAATGA
- the tmco3 gene encoding transmembrane and coiled-coil domain-containing protein 3 has product MQQVVCWLLCLGTAAALAVLQKDQVAQHAIKLYRTKGATHGHSWVASNCKRLVGLLRQKNVVVKKLAAAADAVGRDRTLSDPERHFQVHTLEVFQKELNESEHLVFQAVHSLQRALQGDYRDVVNMKESSRQRLEALREAAIKEEQEYVELVAAEKHQQEAVKSALAQNKTLSMLDEILEDVRKAADRLEEEIEEHAFDNNKQMKGVNVEAVLRVEEDEENGGKRKNKSRQKEVEDDLGLSMLIDSQNNQYVLTKPRDSTMPRADHHFIKDLVSVVMLSLPCGWICTLVGLPPMFGYIICGVLLGPSGLNSIKSMVQVETLGELGVFFTLFVVGLEFSPERLRKVWKTSVQGSCYLTLLMIGAGLLWGQVLRIRPTQTVFISTCLSLSSTPLVSRFLAGGSRGDKEGDLDYSSVLLGMLVMQDVQLGLFIAVMPTLIQAQSGDLDSFLFGSLRVLYLLAQVLVSLAAVLLLCLLLKSFLIGPYYKKLHVESKGNKEILVLGMAAFVFFMLTVTEFFDVSMELGCFLAGALLSTQGHMVTTEVMGCIEPIRDFLAIIFFASIGLHVFPTFVLYELTILLVLTLTLVIMKFVMAVLVLSAILPPSSRHIRWVVSAGLAQVSEFSFVLSSRARRAGIISREVYLLVLSVTTLSLLLAPLLWRVTTHRWVPRAERKTIT; this is encoded by the exons ATGCAGCAGGTTGTATGTTGGCTGCTGTGCCTCGGCACAGCGGCGGCACTGGCCGTGCTGCAGAAAGACCAGGTGGCCCAGCACGCCATCAAGCTTTATCGGACCAAAGGGGCCACACACGGCCACAGCTGGGTGGCCAGCAACTGCAAGCGGCTGGTGGGTCTCCTGCGTCAGAAGAATGTTGTCGTGAAGAAGTTGGCAGCCGCTGCTGATGCTGTTGGACGAGACCGGACCCTTTCAGACCCCGAGAGGCATTTCCAG GTTCACACCCTGGAGGTTTTCCAGAAGGAGCTGAATGAGAGCGAACACCTGGTGTTTCAAGCGGTGCACAGCCTGCAGAGGGCGCTGCAGGGAGACTACAGGGACGTGGTGAACATGAaggagagcagcagacagagactGGAGGCCCTCAGGGAGGCAGCCATAAAG GAAGAGCAGGAGTATGTGGAGCTGGTCGCTGCTGAGAAACACCAGCAGGAGGCTGTTAAGAGCGCTCTAGCCCAGAACAAGACTCTGTCCATGCTGGATGAGATCCTGGAGGACGTCAGGAAGGCAGCAGACCGACTCGAGGAGGAAATTGAGGAGCACGCctttgacaacaacaaacag ATGAAGGGAGTAAATGTGGAGGCGGTGTTGAGagtggaggaggacgaggagaacggagggaagaggaagaacaagTCCCGGCAGAAAGAAGTGGAGGATGACCTGGGACTGAGCATGCTCATCGACTCACAGAACAACCAATACGTCCTGACCAAACCACGTGACTCCACAATGCCGAGAGCAGATCATCATTTCATCAAG GACTTGGTGTCGGTGGTGATGTTGTCCCTGCCCTGTGGTTGGATTTGTACTCTGGTCGGTCTTCCTCCCATGTTTGGATATATCATCTGCGGGGTCCTACTCGGCCCTTCTGGCCTTAACAGCAtcaag TCTATGGTGCAGGTGGAGACTCTGGGCGAGCTCGGTGTGTTCTTTACTCTCTTTGTGGTGGGATTGGAGTTCTCACCTGAGCGCCTTCGAAAG gtatggAAGACATCAGTTCAGGGGTCGTGCTACTTGACTCTACTGATGATAGGAGCTGGTTTGTTGTGGGGACAAGTCCTGCGTATTCGACCCACCCAGACTGTCTTCATTTCCACTTGTCTCTCCCTGTCCAGCACTCCTCTAGTGTCTCGCTTCCTAGCAGGGGGAAGCAGAGGGGACAAAGAAG gCGATCTGGACTACAGCAGTGTTCTCCTTGGGATGTTAGTGATGCAAGATGTTCAGCTCGGTCTCTTCATCGCTGTCATGCCTACACTTATCCAGGCACAGAGTGGAGACTTGGACAg CTTCCTGTTTGGAAGTCTCCGCGTCCTATACCTCCTGGCCCAGGTCCTGGTCTCTCTGGCTGctgtactgctgctgtgtttgttacTCAAATCATTCCTGATTGGCCCTTATTACAAGAAACTACATGTCGAGAGCAAAGGCAACAAGGAGATCCTGGTGCTGGGGATGGcagcttttgtctttttcatgcTGACA GTGACAGAGTTTTTCGATGTTTCTATGGAGCTGGGCTGTTTCCTGGCTGGCGCTTTGCTGTCCACACAGGGTCACATGGTTACCACGGAGGTCATGGGATGCATCGAACCAATTAGAGATTTCCTCGCCATCATCTTCTTCGCCTCTATTG GTCTCCACGTGTTCCCGACATTCGTGCTGTATGAACTCACCATTCTGCTGGTGCTGACGCTCACACTCGTTATAATGAAG tTTGTGATGGCCGTACTGGTGTTGTCGGCGATCTTGCCTCCGAGCTCTCGACACATACGGTGGGTTGTCTCAGCTGGTCTGGCTCAGGTCAGCGAATTCTCCTTCGTCTTGAGCAGCCGTGCACGTCGTGCTGGCATCATCTCCAGAGAG GTGTACCTGCTGGTTCTCAGTGTCACCACGTTAAGTTTGTTACTGGCACCTCTGCTGTGGAGAGTCACCACACACAGATGGGTTCCCCGGGCCGAACGCAAAACGATCACATGA